Proteins co-encoded in one Clostridia bacterium genomic window:
- a CDS encoding dynamin family protein, translating into MEEGSPKNHKRVRQVELFYPSPLLRQGVILIDAPGIGSTFQHNTATTLNFLPQCDAALFLVSADPPITEMEIEFLRAVRSQVAHLFFVLNKVDYLDREEIAALSHFLKRVLNEQANLEDIPIFCLSARQALKAKKPISRRTQRHAYAP; encoded by the coding sequence ATAGAAGAAGGCAGCCCCAAAAACCATAAGAGGGTCCGCCAAGTTGAACTTTTCTACCCCTCGCCGCTTCTCCGCCAGGGAGTAATACTAATTGACGCTCCAGGCATCGGCTCAACTTTCCAGCATAACACGGCAACAACCCTTAATTTCCTGCCCCAATGCGATGCCGCTTTATTCTTGGTTTCGGCAGACCCACCCATAACTGAGATGGAGATCGAGTTCTTGAGGGCCGTTCGCAGTCAAGTTGCTCACCTCTTTTTCGTGTTAAATAAGGTGGATTACCTTGATCGGGAGGAAATTGCCGCCCTTTCCCATTTCCTCAAGAGAGTTTTGAACGAGCAAGCTAATCTGGAAGATATTCCTATATTCTGCCTGTCGGCCCGCCAAGCTTTAAAGGCTAAAAAACCAATCAGCCGACGTACTCAGCGACACGCTTATGCACCTTGA